The nucleotide window GTCTAAATGCGTCTTATGTGGCGGAAGATAATGATCGCCGTACGCCGGTAATGATTCACCGTGCGATTTTAGGTTCTATCGAACGTTTCATCGGTATCATCACCGAAGAATATGCTGGTTTCTTCCCGGCATGGTTAGCGCCAACGCAAGCGGTTGTGATGAACATCACCGATTCTCAATCCGAGTATGTGCAACAGGTGGCGAAACAGTTATCTGATGCAGGTTTACGCGTGAAAACCGATTTACGTAACGAAAAAGTCGGTTTCAAAATCCGCGAACACACTTTACGCCGCGTGCCTTATATGCTGGTTTGCGGTGATAAAGAAATCGAAGCCGGCAAAGTGGCGGTGCGTACCCGTAAAGGTCAAGATCTCGGCACATTCACGGTGGAAGAATTCTTAGAGATTCTGAAAACACAAGTGAGAAATCGCGACTTGAAATTATTGGGTGAAGCGTAAGTTCCGCTATTTACGCAACCACATCAAAGTGCGGTTAACATTAACCGCACTTTTTTTATGCCTGCCCTTGTTGCATAATAATTGACATTCAAGAAAGACGCACTGTCGTATGCCCCGTGTTGCAGAAGAAGATCTGCGCCACAGCATTCGCACCGCAAACTGTAAAATCACACTGACCATAACGCAGAACATGATGAAACCACTCAATATTCTCTTTGCCGGCACGCCGGACTTTGCTGCACAGCATTTACACGCTTTGCTCAATTCTTCCCATAACGTTATTGGCGTTTACACTCAGCCAGATAAACCTGCCGGGCGTGGTAAAAAATTACAAGCCAGCCCTGTGAAACAGTTAGCTGAGCAACATCAGATTCCTGTCTATCAACCGAAATCCTTGCGAAAGCCGGAAGCCCAAGCAGAATTGCGTGCATTAAATACGGATGTGATGGTTGTGGTGGCTTATGGCTTGATTTTGCCTCAAGCCGTTTTGGATATGCCGACTTATGGTTGCTTAAATGTGCACGGTTCTTTGTTGCCGCGTTGGCGTGGTGCCGCACCGATTCAACGATCAATTTGGGCAGGCGATACACAGACCGGTGTCACGATTATGCAAATGGATGCCGGTTTGGATACGGGCGATATGTTGCACAAAGTGTATTGTGATATTTTGCCGACAGAAACGTCCACAAGTCTTTACAACAAACTGGCGGAGCTCGCGCCGTCAGCATTAATTGATGTATTGGATAATTTAGGAACCGGTAAATTCACCGCGGAAAAACAAGATGACACCCAAAGTAATTATGCCGATAAACTTTCCAAAGAAGAAGCGAAGTTAAATTGGCAGTTATCGGCAGCACAACTGGAACGCAACATTCGCGCATTTAATCCTTGGCCAGTCGCTTATTTGGAATTAATGGATGGACAGACTCATCCGCAAACGCTGAAAGTGTATCAGGCAACCGTGTTACCCCATGTGAATAAAATACCGGGGACGATTTTAGCCGCTGATAAACAGGGTATTCAAATTGCGACAGCGGATGGTGTACTGAATTTATTGCAA belongs to Aggregatibacter sp. 2125159857 and includes:
- the fmt gene encoding methionyl-tRNA formyltransferase — its product is MKPLNILFAGTPDFAAQHLHALLNSSHNVIGVYTQPDKPAGRGKKLQASPVKQLAEQHQIPVYQPKSLRKPEAQAELRALNTDVMVVVAYGLILPQAVLDMPTYGCLNVHGSLLPRWRGAAPIQRSIWAGDTQTGVTIMQMDAGLDTGDMLHKVYCDILPTETSTSLYNKLAELAPSALIDVLDNLGTGKFTAEKQDDTQSNYADKLSKEEAKLNWQLSAAQLERNIRAFNPWPVAYLELMDGQTHPQTLKVYQATVLPHVNKIPGTILAADKQGIQIATADGVLNLLQLQPAGKKPMSAQDLLNGRADWFQVGKVLA